One genomic segment of Thermodesulfobacteriota bacterium includes these proteins:
- a CDS encoding FAD-binding oxidoreductase encodes MHFARVTKDDIAQLKNLVAPARVSAGPSVLDLHSRDESYLPPCRPEVVVWPRCTDDVAAVVELAAGRRWAVTPWCAGTSLEGNPIPLHGGIVLDFAEMNRILEVRAADLQADVEPGVVYRDLNDHLRHLGLFFPPDPGASACIGGMIGNNAAGIRTVAYGATRDCVLALEVVTGRGDVLRLGGRSARFAPGYDLVRLLVGSEGTLGIVTRATLRLRGLPPEHLTAMAVFPSIRRACEAVSETMRRGVDPAACELLDAGVAAEINRDVGRDRGAGLPEQPMLFLELHDLGRPALASRWEVLEGILRRHGAEAVERGIGPD; translated from the coding sequence TTGCACTTCGCCCGCGTGACGAAGGACGACATCGCCCAGCTCAAGAACCTGGTGGCCCCAGCGAGGGTCTCCGCGGGCCCGTCCGTCCTCGACCTCCACTCCCGGGACGAGTCGTACCTTCCCCCCTGCCGCCCCGAGGTGGTGGTCTGGCCCCGGTGCACCGACGACGTGGCGGCGGTGGTCGAGCTCGCCGCCGGGCGCCGGTGGGCGGTGACCCCCTGGTGCGCCGGGACGAGCCTCGAGGGAAACCCGATCCCGCTCCACGGGGGCATCGTCTTGGATTTCGCCGAGATGAACCGGATCCTGGAAGTCCGGGCCGCCGACCTCCAGGCCGATGTGGAGCCCGGCGTGGTCTACCGGGACCTGAACGACCACCTGCGCCACCTCGGCCTCTTCTTTCCCCCCGACCCCGGGGCCTCGGCCTGCATCGGGGGCATGATCGGCAACAACGCCGCGGGCATCCGGACGGTGGCCTACGGCGCCACCCGGGACTGCGTGCTCGCCCTGGAGGTGGTGACCGGCAGGGGAGACGTGCTGCGGCTTGGCGGCCGAAGCGCCCGGTTTGCGCCGGGATACGATCTCGTGCGGCTCCTGGTGGGGAGCGAGGGGACCCTGGGGATCGTCACCCGGGCCACCCTGAGGCTCCGGGGCCTCCCACCCGAGCACCTGACGGCCATGGCCGTCTTCCCGTCGATCCGCAGGGCCTGCGAGGCGGTGAGCGAGACCATGCGGCGCGGCGTGGACCCTGCCGCCTGCGAGCTCCTGGACGCGGGGGTCGCCGCCGAGATCAATCGCGACGTGGGGCGGGACCGGGGGGCGGGGCTCCCCGAACAGCCCATGCTCTTCCTCGAGCTCCACGACCTGGGCCGGCCCGCCCTGGCGTCCCGGTGGGAGGTCCTGGAGGGCATCCTGCGCCGCCACGGCGCCGAGGCCGTCGAGCGGGGCATCGGGCCCGAC